A region from the Rheinheimera mangrovi genome encodes:
- a CDS encoding ATP-binding protein, which produces MDFLHKNNPAFTKQSMPFIITAVLFFCVGLLYWTLSSNGYSALVTQKTESLLHNNQSITTSLNTHLNERKQKVRFLHATPPVSGLTRSIPNNDMDEKEGNSTEQWKKRLKTIFAAYLQTNPDIKQIRLIGAQNNGKEIVRVERQQGRIVVTPDELLQEKGDTSYFKQIEKLRGDGEYISDITLNREYGVVENPIWPTFRIAKTVYDENADFFGFVIINFDARPLLTALKNTMTDAAEQLYILNTEGYFIDAPNPAITFGFDLEQPEAQWKYLSKGSPLPPQNKVVTFEFAAEPHYMTAGKLVLSAKENRHLHLISALPESALQQAWSQQRQNILLLLTSVFALTSLIIYGYQKYLNKVLKLYDDQSRYEAIVSGSSDAIINIDLNGNILNWNTSASYLFGLSEAAAKRKKLHQLIQAVNVQQQLDQALLKKVVANATPINLELETLSDSGKQQTLSISLSPVVPKNSGSEPSVAALVRDITEARLNQKKIVAVNESLEKQVAERTKELELATEQALAANKTKSAFVANISHEIRTPLNGIGGMLELLARENLTDKQQSYLTMAKGSVSTLTVLINDLLDLSKIESGKLDIEYAEFNLIEMASSVMATMTHKAQEKGLSLYLDSTAVRYEHLISDAYRLKQVLINLIGNAIKFTEQGYVSLVISSTLLNDKAQIQVEITDTGIGISPEQKEKLFRPFTQANSSIAKTFGGTGLGLSICKQLVHLLGGEIKVSSQPGQGSTFSFQLPAEIDHNADYKVVGPLLLGVKTGLLLPEGTDKQLLIQQLRVWKAEIIELDTLQDAYSSKINKLPELLIVQNSRIDADFTAWQQQQLVHNKCKLILLCDDLSDEHYLMAEHEACVHLNKPVLPLQFLAAYNKLQQSVLTERARLQQVVTTPHQADTRETETFRVLVADDNEINRVVAKGLLEKYPVETLMAKNGAEAVELLKEMQSDHQVHLVLMDCQMPVLSGFEATAMIRQGAAGAVFQNIPIIAMTAGAMSGDRDSCLQAGMNDFISKPIDPDAFEEKVMLWLNKK; this is translated from the coding sequence ATGGATTTTTTGCATAAAAACAACCCGGCCTTCACCAAACAATCGATGCCATTTATCATCACAGCTGTGCTGTTCTTTTGTGTTGGACTTTTGTATTGGACTCTGTCCTCCAATGGCTATAGCGCACTGGTTACACAGAAAACGGAGTCGCTGTTACATAATAACCAATCCATCACAACGTCCTTGAATACGCATTTAAACGAGCGCAAGCAAAAAGTTCGTTTTTTACATGCAACGCCACCTGTATCGGGTTTGACCCGGTCTATCCCCAATAATGATATGGATGAAAAAGAGGGTAACAGTACTGAACAATGGAAAAAACGGCTGAAAACCATATTTGCGGCTTACCTGCAAACCAACCCGGATATTAAACAAATCCGGCTGATCGGAGCTCAAAATAACGGCAAAGAAATTGTCAGGGTGGAACGACAGCAGGGCCGCATTGTGGTTACACCTGACGAGCTGTTGCAGGAAAAAGGCGATACCTCGTATTTTAAACAAATCGAAAAACTCCGGGGCGACGGTGAATACATCTCAGACATCACCTTAAACAGGGAGTATGGCGTTGTTGAAAACCCCATTTGGCCTACGTTCCGCATAGCCAAAACTGTGTATGACGAAAATGCTGATTTTTTTGGCTTTGTGATTATTAACTTTGACGCCAGACCCTTGCTGACTGCGTTAAAGAACACTATGACTGATGCAGCAGAGCAACTTTATATCCTCAATACAGAAGGTTATTTTATTGATGCCCCTAACCCAGCTATTACCTTCGGTTTTGATTTGGAACAACCTGAAGCGCAGTGGAAATACCTGAGCAAGGGTAGCCCCTTACCTCCGCAAAACAAAGTCGTTACTTTTGAGTTTGCTGCTGAACCTCATTATATGACCGCCGGTAAACTGGTATTGTCCGCTAAAGAAAACCGCCACCTTCATTTAATAAGTGCGCTGCCTGAATCTGCGTTACAACAGGCCTGGAGTCAGCAACGACAAAATATTTTACTGCTGTTAACCAGCGTCTTTGCCCTGACTTCGCTGATTATTTATGGTTACCAAAAATACTTAAACAAAGTATTGAAGCTCTATGATGATCAATCCAGATACGAAGCCATAGTCTCTGGTTCCTCTGACGCTATTATCAATATAGATTTAAATGGCAATATTCTGAACTGGAACACCTCAGCTTCTTACCTCTTTGGTTTAAGTGAAGCTGCCGCAAAGCGAAAAAAACTCCATCAACTTATCCAGGCGGTCAATGTTCAACAACAATTGGATCAAGCCTTGCTGAAAAAAGTAGTGGCGAATGCCACTCCAATCAATCTGGAATTGGAAACGCTATCCGACTCAGGTAAACAGCAAACCCTCAGCATCAGCTTGTCACCTGTGGTCCCTAAAAACTCGGGCAGTGAACCCAGCGTTGCCGCTTTAGTGCGGGATATTACCGAGGCCAGGCTCAATCAGAAAAAAATTGTCGCCGTTAATGAATCATTGGAAAAACAAGTCGCAGAACGCACCAAAGAGTTGGAATTAGCCACAGAACAAGCTCTGGCAGCCAACAAAACAAAAAGTGCTTTTGTTGCCAATATCAGCCATGAAATAAGAACCCCACTCAATGGTATAGGCGGAATGCTGGAACTGCTGGCCCGCGAAAATTTAACTGACAAGCAGCAAAGTTACCTGACTATGGCCAAAGGCAGTGTCTCGACTCTGACAGTGCTGATCAACGATTTGCTGGATTTATCGAAGATAGAATCAGGCAAACTGGATATTGAATATGCCGAATTTAACCTGATTGAGATGGCCAGCAGTGTAATGGCCACTATGACTCACAAGGCTCAGGAAAAAGGCTTATCGCTGTATTTAGACAGTACAGCCGTACGTTATGAACACTTAATCTCAGATGCCTACCGACTGAAACAAGTGCTAATTAACTTAATAGGTAACGCCATTAAATTTACCGAACAAGGTTATGTCAGTCTGGTGATAAGCTCGACACTGTTGAATGATAAAGCCCAGATCCAGGTCGAAATCACTGATACAGGCATAGGGATCAGCCCAGAGCAAAAAGAGAAACTATTCAGACCTTTTACACAAGCCAACTCCTCTATCGCAAAAACTTTTGGCGGCACAGGCCTGGGCTTGTCGATTTGTAAACAGTTGGTGCATTTGTTAGGGGGAGAGATAAAGGTCAGCAGCCAACCAGGACAAGGCAGTACCTTTAGCTTTCAACTGCCAGCAGAAATCGACCACAACGCCGATTACAAAGTGGTAGGTCCATTATTGTTAGGCGTAAAAACCGGTCTGCTGCTGCCTGAAGGTACTGACAAACAGCTGCTGATACAGCAACTCAGAGTATGGAAAGCAGAGATTATCGAACTGGACACTTTGCAGGATGCATATTCTAGCAAAATCAATAAATTACCTGAGCTGTTGATAGTGCAAAATAGTCGTATAGACGCCGATTTTACTGCCTGGCAACAGCAACAGCTTGTTCATAATAAATGTAAGCTGATCCTGCTATGTGACGATCTGTCGGATGAGCATTATCTGATGGCAGAACATGAAGCTTGTGTGCATCTGAATAAACCTGTATTGCCACTGCAGTTTTTAGCTGCCTATAACAAATTGCAGCAATCTGTTTTGACCGAGCGTGCCAGGCTTCAGCAGGTGGTGACGACTCCCCACCAGGCTGACACCAGAGAAACAGAGACTTTCAGAGTGTTGGTTGCGGATGACAATGAAATTAATAGAGTGGTCGCTAAGGGGCTGCTGGAGAAATACCCTGTCGAAACCCTGATGGCTAAAAATGGCGCTGAAGCTGTGGAGCTGTTAAAAGAAATGCAAAGCGATCATCAGGTACATCTGGTATTGATGGACTGCCAAATGCCCGTATTGAGTGGATTTGAAGCGACAGCTATGATCAGACAAGGTGCCGCAGGAGCAGTATTCCAGAATATTCCTATTATTGCGATGACGGCGGGAGCCATGTCAGGTGATCGGGACTCTTGTCTTCAAGCCGGCATGAATGATTTCATATCCAAACCCATTGACCCTGATGCATTTGAGGAAAAAGTGATGCTATGGCTGAATAAAAAATAA
- a CDS encoding ion transporter — MRHIFEYSEEKMEQQLQHKVQQLVEKSWFSHGILALILINAILLGLETSAALMQDFGAVILLADNLLLAVFVLELLLRIFAYRLNFFKDPWSLFDFAVVGIALMPTTGQFSVLRALRVLRVLRVLSIVPSMRRVISALLGSLPGLGSIAMVLLLIYYVFAVIATKLFGAAFPEWFGSIGASFYTLFQVMTLESWSMGISRPVMEQYPYAWAFFVPFILIATFTMLNLFIAIIVNTMQTFTDQEHAAERAEDKKAELAEQQMMHQQLADIKQELQALRAELKRPSH, encoded by the coding sequence ATGCGGCATATTTTTGAATATTCAGAGGAAAAAATGGAACAACAGCTGCAACACAAAGTGCAACAACTGGTAGAGAAAAGCTGGTTTAGCCACGGTATCTTAGCGCTGATTTTAATCAACGCTATTTTATTAGGTCTGGAAACCTCAGCAGCACTGATGCAAGACTTTGGAGCAGTGATCCTGCTCGCCGATAACCTGCTACTGGCAGTTTTTGTGCTGGAACTGCTGTTGCGAATTTTTGCCTATCGCCTTAACTTTTTCAAAGACCCCTGGAGTTTGTTTGATTTTGCTGTGGTGGGGATAGCGCTGATGCCAACCACGGGGCAGTTCTCTGTACTCAGGGCATTGCGTGTACTGCGGGTGTTACGGGTTTTATCTATTGTACCTTCGATGCGCCGGGTTATTTCTGCCCTGCTGGGATCTTTACCTGGCTTAGGCTCTATCGCTATGGTGTTGCTGTTGATTTATTACGTTTTTGCGGTGATAGCCACTAAGTTATTTGGTGCGGCTTTTCCGGAATGGTTTGGCTCTATTGGCGCCTCGTTTTATACCTTGTTTCAGGTGATGACGCTGGAAAGCTGGTCTATGGGTATTTCCCGTCCCGTGATGGAACAATACCCCTACGCCTGGGCCTTTTTTGTGCCTTTTATCCTGATTGCCACTTTTACCATGCTGAACCTCTTTATCGCCATTATCGTCAACACCATGCAAACCTTTACCGATCAGGAGCATGCGGCAGAACGTGCGGAAGATAAAAAAGCAGAGCTGGCCGAACAACAAATGATGCATCAGCAACTGGCTGATATTAAGCAGGAGTTGCAAGCTTTAAGGGCAGAGCTGAAACGACCATCACATTAG
- a CDS encoding Ca2+-dependent phosphoinositide-specific phospholipase C: MLIRFCIFTVLWLCCQTLAAEPLKLNQLQWIGSHNSYKQALPDGVSGYLQQQGQDTSSLQYQHLPLQQQLELGLRHLELDVLADPQGGMYLQPAAEQWLGKSLLSAEYKAKLQQPGFKAFHIPDMDFASHCPLFQDCLRQLLEWSKQHNNHLPVVILLNVKESGVAGGIQPLILTTKDYAQLDQEIRAVLPEDKLLTPDFVRKPGLTLQQTVLTQGWPGLDSSRGRFIFLFDGQPKQLELYRSQHPSLAGRVMFGNYPPASAEAAMVLQNQPEQQFETIAELVQQGYIVRTRSDEFHPTAYSTARRDTALRSAAQIISTDFYPQAPQQTPDGKAVQFPDQSLWRCHPTLTDNLCVVAE, encoded by the coding sequence ATGTTGATCAGATTTTGCATATTCACTGTGTTATGGCTTTGTTGCCAGACACTGGCGGCAGAACCCCTGAAATTAAATCAATTACAGTGGATTGGATCGCACAATAGCTATAAACAGGCGCTGCCAGATGGTGTCAGTGGCTATTTGCAACAACAAGGTCAGGATACCTCTTCGTTGCAGTATCAGCATTTACCTTTGCAGCAGCAGTTGGAGCTGGGCTTGCGCCATCTGGAGCTTGATGTACTGGCTGATCCACAAGGTGGTATGTATCTCCAACCTGCGGCTGAGCAGTGGTTAGGCAAGTCTTTGTTATCCGCAGAATACAAAGCTAAATTACAGCAACCTGGCTTTAAAGCTTTTCATATTCCTGATATGGATTTTGCCTCGCATTGCCCTTTATTTCAGGATTGTCTGCGCCAATTGCTTGAATGGTCAAAGCAACACAACAATCACTTGCCTGTGGTCATTTTACTGAATGTAAAAGAAAGCGGCGTAGCCGGAGGTATTCAGCCCCTGATACTGACGACTAAAGACTATGCTCAGCTGGATCAGGAGATCCGAGCTGTCTTGCCGGAAGATAAATTACTGACACCGGATTTTGTCCGAAAACCTGGCCTTACTTTGCAGCAAACGGTATTGACCCAAGGTTGGCCTGGTCTGGACTCGTCCCGTGGTCGTTTTATCTTCTTGTTTGACGGGCAGCCAAAGCAGTTGGAATTGTATCGCTCGCAGCATCCATCCTTAGCTGGACGGGTGATGTTTGGTAATTATCCGCCCGCCAGTGCCGAAGCGGCGATGGTACTGCAGAATCAGCCGGAGCAGCAGTTTGAAACCATAGCGGAACTGGTGCAACAGGGGTATATAGTGCGCACCCGCAGTGATGAATTTCATCCAACAGCTTATTCGACTGCAAGACGGGATACGGCTTTGCGAAGTGCTGCTCAGATTATTTCCACCGACTTTTATCCGCAGGCGCCACAACAAACACCGGACGGCAAAGCGGTGCAGTTTCCCGATCAAAGCCTATGGCGTTGTCACCCCACATTAACTGACAACCTTTGTGTGGTAGCGGAATAA
- a CDS encoding rhodanese-like domain-containing protein, whose product MSSMVSRPAAAGSEQAITHFSALLQFETDCWDVHHAISNQRQDFVLLDVRGEAAYQQGHLPEAVLFPHSRISAESLVLYPADTLFVVYCAGPHCNGADKAALKLAQLQRPVKKMIGGVTGWLDEGFSLIAE is encoded by the coding sequence ATGTCATCTATGGTATCCAGACCCGCAGCTGCGGGATCAGAACAAGCTATTACGCACTTTAGCGCCTTACTGCAGTTTGAAACCGACTGCTGGGATGTCCATCATGCCATCAGCAATCAAAGGCAGGATTTTGTACTGTTAGATGTGCGCGGCGAGGCCGCTTATCAGCAAGGCCATTTACCTGAAGCTGTACTTTTTCCTCATAGCAGAATTTCTGCAGAGAGTCTGGTGCTTTATCCGGCGGACACCTTGTTTGTGGTGTATTGCGCCGGGCCTCACTGTAACGGAGCAGATAAAGCAGCGTTGAAACTGGCGCAGTTGCAAAGACCAGTAAAGAAGATGATCGGTGGAGTAACAGGGTGGCTGGACGAAGGTTTTAGTCTGATTGCTGAGTGA
- a CDS encoding helix-turn-helix domain-containing protein — translation MHKVAILLGPSVATFELGCASELFALNRPEYPNWYQTDIVSFHPGPFIATGGLQLLVPQVQDLTCYDTILIPNWSVSQPEPPPELRVQLVAAYQRGVRLISFCSGAFLLAELGILKGKAATTHWRYADEFQRRYPDSRYQQNVLYCFDGQIGCSAGSAAALDLGLAVIRRDFGFEIANQVAKRAVISAHREGGQAQFVAQPLQKKTNLLSATMDWALLNLDKPLAIEQLADKAGMSRRSFDRHFKASTGVSPLQWLLQHRLQLVQHYLEQGQHSIEQISDLTGFGSSLNLRQQFQKQLGISPRQYQRQFGCNQLQ, via the coding sequence ATGCATAAAGTCGCTATTTTGTTGGGCCCATCTGTGGCTACATTTGAACTGGGTTGTGCCTCCGAGTTATTTGCATTAAACCGGCCTGAGTACCCGAACTGGTATCAGACCGATATCGTCAGTTTTCATCCAGGGCCTTTTATAGCTACAGGTGGCTTGCAATTGCTGGTGCCACAGGTTCAGGATTTAACCTGTTACGATACCATTCTGATCCCGAACTGGTCCGTATCTCAGCCAGAACCGCCACCAGAACTACGAGTCCAGTTAGTGGCCGCTTACCAGCGAGGGGTACGCTTGATTTCTTTCTGTTCAGGTGCCTTTTTATTGGCCGAACTTGGGATACTCAAAGGCAAAGCAGCAACCACCCACTGGCGTTATGCCGATGAGTTTCAACGCCGTTATCCGGACAGCCGCTATCAACAAAATGTGCTTTATTGTTTTGATGGTCAGATTGGCTGCTCAGCGGGCAGCGCAGCCGCACTGGATTTAGGCCTGGCCGTGATCAGGCGGGATTTTGGCTTTGAAATAGCCAATCAGGTAGCCAAACGAGCTGTTATTTCGGCTCACCGTGAAGGCGGACAAGCTCAATTTGTAGCACAACCTTTGCAGAAAAAAACCAACTTACTCAGTGCCACTATGGACTGGGCTTTATTAAATTTAGATAAACCTTTAGCTATTGAACAACTGGCCGATAAGGCGGGTATGTCCAGACGCAGTTTTGACCGGCATTTTAAAGCCAGTACTGGGGTAAGCCCACTACAGTGGCTGCTACAGCATCGATTGCAATTGGTGCAACATTATCTGGAACAGGGCCAGCATTCGATAGAACAAATTAGCGATTTGACAGGTTTTGGCAGCTCATTAAATTTGCGCCAGCAATTTCAGAAACAACTGGGGATCAGTCCACGTCAATATCAACGTCAGTTTGGTTGTAACCAATTGCAATAA
- a CDS encoding patatin-like phospholipase family protein has protein sequence MKVKWGLLFFVCFFSELLFSAEPVATEQMPCARVKGRPCIALVLGGGGARGGAHLGVIRQLEQQGIPVDLIVGTSIGAFIGGLYATGHSPDEIQSILEHLEWGTGFRDKVHRDEMPVRRKQQQDTYPIRLGLGLDSSGIKIPKGVLLGQAMAELILEAYGAQLNHSHFDQLPIPFRAVAADLTNRETVVMSHGSLLQAVQASMSIPGVVRPMELNGRILVDGGVANNLPVSVAKELGAGRVIAVAIDAPLLNKEQLDSAFAVTDQLTNFLVRQVVEQQIALLTPDDLLLNPDVAQIGTLDFEQLPASIEAGRLSAEQQSKALASFSYPKQYPDWLAAHRAKQQSGIRVDHIELDNQSLLSDEVLLHRLTLKEGHIYDSKKLKEGLRQVYGVDTLERVSLQLEQNTQGEDTSLKVRAVEKSWGPGYLNFRFTMEDDFRNNRYYQLAASYTYTNISELGAEWHNELALGTDKLISSELYWPVFTPATFVSAQVQRENTILVLEDTQGLSLGDLSNKETSLTAKAGWNLSDHARLSSGWTDKDGYFRIPRSGVEDLGFDRLRYQREGPVLDFVWDRLDNPVFPSRGFRISANWQWLDDTALGQTRHSSSQSIEVQAARSFFERHILRTRWRFEDYNPGDPQVAVEQFSLGGLLNLSGYPKNYLFGSEIQFGSLVYLYKMSENRFSVFNSPFYLGASLERGQVHGNMIRLDSLANETDWIWASSLFAGWDSPFGPVYLGYGRAEDDINGRAYNYYLSLGQNF, from the coding sequence GCCCGCGGTGGCGCGCATCTTGGCGTGATCCGCCAGTTAGAGCAACAAGGTATACCAGTTGATTTAATAGTGGGAACCAGCATTGGCGCCTTTATTGGTGGTTTGTATGCAACAGGCCATAGTCCGGATGAAATTCAGTCCATTCTGGAGCATTTGGAATGGGGTACAGGTTTTCGCGATAAAGTGCATCGTGATGAAATGCCGGTGCGGCGTAAGCAGCAACAGGATACTTATCCGATTCGGTTAGGCCTGGGTTTAGATAGTTCCGGTATTAAAATTCCCAAAGGCGTTTTGTTAGGTCAGGCTATGGCTGAGCTGATTTTGGAGGCCTATGGAGCCCAGTTAAATCATAGTCATTTTGATCAGTTGCCTATTCCATTTCGCGCTGTTGCTGCAGATCTGACCAACAGGGAAACTGTAGTGATGAGTCATGGCAGCCTGTTGCAGGCCGTTCAGGCGTCGATGTCTATTCCGGGAGTGGTGCGGCCCATGGAGTTGAATGGCCGGATTTTAGTCGATGGGGGTGTGGCTAATAATTTACCAGTCAGTGTGGCCAAAGAGCTTGGCGCCGGGCGGGTTATTGCGGTGGCCATTGACGCTCCGCTGTTGAATAAAGAGCAATTAGACTCCGCTTTTGCAGTGACGGATCAATTAACCAATTTTTTAGTCCGGCAGGTGGTTGAACAACAAATTGCTTTATTAACACCTGATGATTTGTTGCTCAATCCAGATGTGGCGCAGATAGGTACTCTGGATTTTGAACAGTTACCAGCATCCATCGAAGCTGGCCGGTTAAGTGCAGAACAACAAAGTAAAGCCTTAGCCAGTTTTTCCTATCCAAAACAATATCCGGATTGGCTTGCTGCACACAGAGCAAAACAACAGTCTGGTATTCGTGTCGATCATATTGAATTGGATAATCAAAGCTTATTGTCTGATGAGGTTCTGTTACACCGGCTGACATTAAAAGAAGGGCATATTTACGACAGTAAAAAACTCAAAGAAGGGTTACGTCAGGTCTATGGCGTTGATACGCTGGAGCGGGTGTCATTGCAACTAGAGCAAAATACTCAGGGTGAAGACACCAGTTTAAAAGTGCGGGCGGTAGAAAAAAGCTGGGGGCCAGGCTATCTGAATTTCCGTTTTACGATGGAAGATGATTTTCGTAACAACAGATATTACCAACTGGCTGCATCTTACACTTACACCAATATTTCCGAGCTGGGGGCTGAGTGGCACAATGAACTGGCTTTAGGTACTGATAAACTAATTAGTTCGGAGTTGTATTGGCCCGTCTTTACACCTGCTACCTTTGTGAGTGCTCAGGTCCAAAGAGAGAATACTATTCTGGTATTAGAAGATACCCAAGGCTTATCTTTGGGAGATTTATCCAATAAAGAAACTTCTTTAACGGCAAAAGCGGGCTGGAATTTGTCTGATCATGCCCGGCTCAGCTCCGGCTGGACAGACAAAGATGGTTACTTCCGTATTCCTCGCTCGGGGGTGGAAGATTTAGGCTTTGATCGGCTCAGATATCAGCGTGAAGGGCCTGTACTGGATTTTGTCTGGGACAGACTGGATAACCCTGTGTTTCCAAGCCGGGGGTTTCGGATCAGCGCTAACTGGCAATGGTTAGACGATACAGCCTTGGGGCAAACCCGTCATAGCAGTAGCCAATCCATTGAAGTCCAAGCCGCCCGTAGCTTTTTTGAGCGCCATATTCTGCGCACCAGGTGGCGCTTTGAAGATTATAATCCGGGCGATCCACAAGTAGCAGTTGAACAGTTTTCGCTCGGGGGCTTGTTAAATCTTTCGGGCTATCCCAAAAACTATTTATTTGGCAGTGAAATTCAGTTTGGCAGTCTGGTGTATTTGTACAAGATGAGTGAAAACAGGTTCAGTGTATTTAACTCGCCGTTTTATCTGGGGGCTTCACTTGAAAGGGGGCAAGTGCATGGCAATATGATCCGGCTGGACAGCCTGGCCAATGAGACCGACTGGATTTGGGCCAGTAGCCTATTTGCTGGTTGGGATAGTCCTTTTGGTCCTGTGTACCTGGGGTATGGCAGGGCGGAAGATGATATCAATGGCAGGGCATATAATTATTATTTATCCCTCGGGCAAAATTTTTAA